TCATTTCCTTATACTGATAAAACATTGGCTGATACACAGTCTATCTTTAACAGAATTAACAGCAATGGACAAATTATTGTTTTTGAACAAACTACCTTCAATCTCCATTAGGACAATTACATGGGAGGACAATTATGCCTCATCAGTCAAATTCTTCAAAGTATAAGAATGTGGTTATTATGAAGAAACTGTAAAAAGCATAGTGCCGGTAAAGGTTTGCATATGTTACtgaatatttttacattgtaCCATATATGAAATGTGCACAATTATGATTATATgcttaaatatgtatatacatacttACATTATATAATTACATGCAGTGTATAtgtaagtaaataagtaatttCTAAGTATCTACATCAGTTtctatgataaaataataaaattcatctatattttttctgcttttgcccatttattcttGATAGGCCAACAGCAAAAgttcttcatgaaaaaaaaagaaaagttggatATTCCAAGAAAATCACTTTCGAAATAACTGGGCAGAGAAAATCTCAGCAGTACCTCCTACTACactcccttctcttttccttatatTACTGAACAAGTCATAGAGAAGTATTTATCCTGAAATATTTGATTTCACTTGTCATGGACAGATACTATGAAAAGAAATTGCTAAgttctttgagaattttttttctagaacttcATATGGCATTTTTAAGCTgtcttagagttttttttttcttttaccctcATCTGAAATTAATGAGCATTCCTGATGCTCACCAAGTGTTGGTTTTTCAGTTGTTCTCATtttcaattattcattcatttctaacTGAAGAATATGAagtttaaacattatttatttttttagacatagaataacaaatataataatattatattgagTGACAAAGAGATTTGATGACAACAAATTTTCGGAAAGTGTCCTTCACATCTTTGTTCCTAAAGCTATAGATCAATGGGTTCAGCATGGGAATCACCACTGTATAAAACACTGAAGCTACCTTAACTGAGAGCCAAGAAGTTTTGGCACTAGGAGCACAGTAAAGAAACAGGATGGTTCCATGAAAGATGGTGATGTTGGTCAGATGGgaggcacaggtggagaaggttCTCCGATGTCCACTTGCAGAAGGCATCCTCATAACAGTGATGAAGATGAATACATAGGACATAGTGATAATTATCAGGCTGCTCACCTCATTGAATACAGCAATAATAAAACATAGCACCTGGCTGATATAAGGGTCCGAGCAGGAGACAGAAACAATGACAGAGTGGTCACAGATGAAGTTATTTATGATGTTAGATTCACAGTACGATAGggcaagaagaaaatatgtgagtgtcAGGGAGCACACTACCCCCCATGTATAAGACCCAGCCACCAGAAGAACACAAAGCTTCTGAGACATAATAGTGGTATAGAGCAGAGGATTACAAACTGCCACAAATCGGTCATAGGCCATTGCTACCACCATGAAAGTTTCTGTCACTGCAAAAATGCTAGCAAAAGAAAACTGCATGatacaaccagaaaaagaaatggtTCTGTCTTCCACAACTAAGTTTTCTAGCAGTTTAGGTGTGACTACAGTGGAAAAACAGCAATCTACAAAGGACAGGTGGCtaagaaaaaagtacatgatTGTGTGGAGTTTTGGGCTGACCTTGATGATTACTATCATTCCCAAATTTCCCACTATGGTGGTGATATAAATGGACAAGAAAACCAGAAAGAGTGGCACCTGGAGACCTGGATATTCTGAAAAACCCAGCAGAATAAAGGTGGGCCTGCTGCTTCGATTTCCTTTAGAAGACATCATAAATCCTCTTggctgaaaaaaacaaaagagaaccaCAAATTAATCCTGACAATCagaattaatagaaaataaaaatagagggaaTAAAAAGGTGTCATGTGTGATGAGTGACATAAGAAGTGGGGTACCCAAAGAACAGCCACAACTGAACCTGGCAATTTCTTAAGATATAAATTCTCCAGTCCCATCAACCTTCTGAATCAAACACCCTGGGATGATGCCCCCACACTTTGTGATTCTAGAAAGCCTCTAGAGGATTTCTATTTATgctaaatgtgaaaaatatgtggtaataactttattatttaaaaatcagcctTCATTAGTATTATTCATGTGGAACTGAAATAAATATAGCATAAAGGAATCACAAAAATTGGAAAGGGAAGCAGAACCAAAGAGCACCTTGTTATGATTTGAAGATTTACACTAAGGATTGAAGAGAGCTTGACATCACCATTGGTGACCCACATTTGGTAGTGTaaattgctttttcattttaCACCTTTCTAAACATGATACAAAATCAAATCACCATAGAATTTAGTAGTTGGACTGTGCCTTGACCAGCACAACCAGACTAGCAAGTTCCGTCAAGGGGCGATGGGAGATCGGAAGAAATAAGAATCAACACATGCAgatcttgaaaataaagctgCAGTCCATTGGAATGCTGCTCTCTGCTGGAGAAGCAAGTctaaagaattacaccagcaatctttattatatatgtctccaagtcagattaaagactatgcaagcattatcctttgtattcatgaaaggTTCAGAGTTAGCAACAGTATGAATCAATTTCCTCAATTACAAtctacagttgcaatgtgcaatgttaggagaattgtgcagctctcaagaatgttcattgtttaaagttactgaaCTCGTGAAACATTGTTTTCTTAGCAAGAAGGTTCCTTCATTCCCAGGAGATGCTATGCCTGAGATTAAAGTCCAGGCTGATAAGATTCTAACATGGAGGACATTTCCC
This portion of the Ictidomys tridecemlineatus isolate mIctTri1 chromosome 4, mIctTri1.hap1, whole genome shotgun sequence genome encodes:
- the LOC101963029 gene encoding olfactory receptor 5D13: MMSSKGNRSSRPTFILLGFSEYPGLQVPLFLVFLSIYITTIVGNLGMIVIIKVSPKLHTIMYFFLSHLSFVDCCFSTVVTPKLLENLVVEDRTISFSGCIMQFSFASIFAVTETFMVVAMAYDRFVAVCNPLLYTTIMSQKLCVLLVAGSYTWGVVCSLTLTYFLLALSYCESNIINNFICDHSVIVSVSCSDPYISQVLCFIIAVFNEVSSLIIITMSYVFIFITVMRMPSASGHRRTFSTCASHLTNITIFHGTILFLYCAPSAKTSWLSVKVASVFYTVVIPMLNPLIYSFRNKDVKDTFRKFVVIKSLCHSI